In one window of Frigoriglobus tundricola DNA:
- a CDS encoding DUF1501 domain-containing protein: protein MHPALERLQAVTRRNFLQNSSLGMGGLALSSLLSDARAEDPKPGNPLAPRKPHFAAKAKRVIYLHMSGAPPHLDIFDYKPALQKHDGKECPDEYLKGKRFAFTAGVPKLLGTRQAFKQRGRASIWMSDAIKPLHEVADDVTVIRSMRTDEFNHAPAELLLYTGFARAGRPSLGAWTCYGLGSESQNLPGFVVLISSGVQPSGGQGCWGSGFLPSVFQGVQCRSKGEPVLYLSDPPGLDRDMRRLGLDALKDLNEIQEKDLGHPETRTRIAQYELAFRMQLSASEVMDISKEPAKVLEAYGAKPGAGSFANNCLLARRLVERGVRFVQLFDWGWDFHGTNASEDIRDGLTKKATPTAQSVAALITDLKGRGLLDDTLVVWGGEFGRTPFREGRTATGSILGRDHYPDCFSLMLAGGGIRAGHTHGASDDLGFKVASDPVHVHDLQATLMHCLGFDHEKLTYRFQGRDYRLTDVHGKVVNEILA from the coding sequence ATGCACCCCGCGCTCGAACGCCTTCAGGCCGTCACCCGCCGCAACTTCCTCCAGAACTCCTCGCTGGGGATGGGTGGCCTCGCACTGTCGTCGCTCCTATCTGACGCACGGGCGGAAGATCCCAAGCCGGGAAACCCGCTGGCGCCGCGGAAGCCGCATTTCGCCGCGAAGGCGAAACGGGTCATTTACCTGCACATGTCCGGCGCGCCGCCGCACCTCGACATTTTTGACTACAAGCCGGCCCTTCAGAAACACGACGGCAAAGAATGTCCGGACGAGTACCTGAAGGGAAAACGGTTCGCCTTCACCGCGGGCGTGCCGAAACTGCTTGGCACGCGACAAGCGTTCAAGCAGCGTGGGCGGGCGAGCATCTGGATGTCCGACGCGATCAAGCCGCTCCACGAGGTCGCGGACGATGTGACCGTGATCCGGTCGATGAGGACCGACGAGTTCAACCACGCCCCGGCGGAACTGCTGCTCTACACCGGCTTCGCGCGGGCCGGGCGGCCGAGCTTGGGCGCGTGGACGTGCTACGGGCTGGGCTCCGAGAGCCAAAACCTGCCCGGGTTCGTGGTGCTGATCTCCAGCGGCGTGCAACCGAGCGGCGGCCAGGGGTGCTGGGGCAGCGGGTTCCTGCCGAGCGTGTTCCAGGGCGTGCAGTGCCGCAGCAAAGGCGAACCGGTGCTCTACCTCAGCGACCCGCCCGGCCTCGACCGCGACATGCGCCGGCTCGGCCTCGACGCGCTGAAGGACCTGAACGAAATTCAGGAGAAAGACCTCGGCCACCCGGAAACCCGGACGCGGATCGCGCAGTACGAACTCGCGTTCCGGATGCAGCTCTCCGCCAGTGAGGTGATGGACATCTCGAAAGAGCCCGCGAAGGTGCTGGAGGCTTACGGCGCGAAGCCCGGGGCCGGGAGCTTCGCCAACAACTGCCTGCTGGCGCGGCGGCTCGTCGAACGGGGCGTGCGGTTCGTTCAGCTCTTCGACTGGGGCTGGGACTTCCACGGCACCAACGCGAGCGAGGACATCCGCGACGGCCTCACGAAGAAGGCCACGCCGACCGCGCAATCGGTCGCCGCACTCATCACGGACCTGAAGGGCCGCGGGCTCCTCGACGACACGCTCGTGGTGTGGGGCGGCGAGTTCGGCCGCACGCCGTTCCGCGAGGGCCGCACCGCGACCGGGTCCATCCTCGGCCGCGACCACTACCCCGATTGCTTCTCGTTGATGCTGGCGGGCGGGGGCATCAGGGCCGGTCACACGCACGGCGCGTCGGACGACCTCGGCTTCAAGGTCGCGTCGGACCCCGTCCACGTTCACGACCTCCAGGCGACGCTGATGCACTGCCTCGGCTTCGACCACGAGAAGCTGACGTACCGCTTCCAGGGCCGCGACTACCGCCTCACCGACGTTCACGGGAAAGTGGTCAACGAGATTCTGGCTTAA